The segment TAATAATTTCTCTGTATTCATTTACAGGAATATTACCTAATACGATAAACTGATGAGAGTTATGATAAATGACCACTTGGCTATAAACTCCCTTGTCACAAAATGTTCCCTTAACACCATCTATCTCTATATCTTTTTTTCTCAGATCCTCTGTATCTATTTGAGTATTATACGGTTCTTCATAACAGCAAAAGTCATACCATTGTCCATTATCCGCTATATACGAAATCCTAAAATCACTCTTGTTTTCTACCACCTCCGCGACATTAAACCCCTTAGGCACATACCTCGGCTCATACTCCTGGAAGTTTTTTGTCACATACGTTTTTGTTCCCTTGTCCACAACCAGCTCACTGTACTTCTCCTTTACATCTGTGAAAAAATTCATCACTGGAATGCGGAAGGCTGATGACGAGAATACCATGCAGGTGCTGACGCAGATGCAGGCCGCAAGGCCTGCGACGGCCCTCTTAACGATGCGGCGGCGTTTTCTCCGCTTTTCGGCCCTGGCTGCAATTTTAAAAATCTCTTTCATTCTCTGGTTATGGCGTTCAGAAAAGACATGCGGCTTTGCTCCCTGGCCTGCTGTGCCGCTTTGTCCTGTTGTCTCATCCGCACAGGCATCAAATGCTTTCAGATCCTCGTCATTTTCCATCTGTTCCAGAAGGGCCAGGGTAAGAATCATTTCATCTTTTTTATCCCTAGTTTTCATGCCCCTTCCTCCTTCAGCATCTTAAACAGCTTTTCTCTGGCTCTCTTTAACCGGGTGTTGACTGTCAGATGGTTAATATTCAAAATTTTCCCAATCTCTTTTGACGGCAGCTCATGAACATAGTAAAGTCTTAACACATCCTGATATATTCCGTCCAGACGGCCAATCGCCTCCGCCAGATTATTTACGGAAACCTTATCAAAATAGATCTTCTCTGCACTTGGCGCAAGTCCATCCATTTCAACCTCTTCCACAGAAACCGGCTCCTTCTTCCTTTTTCTCCAAATATCAAGAGCAGTGTTCCTTGCAATGGTCAGCAGGAAACTCTTAGTCTTTATGTCGTGTATCTCCTCCATTTCCAGTCGGTTCAAATTTTTAATAATTTTCAGCGATGATATCTGAACAGCGTCCTCGGCATCGTCTGCATTCTCCAGTATATTAAACGCTGTCGTATACATGGCGCCGCTGTACAGAGAATACAGAGTTTGAAATTTTACCAGATCTCCCGGCTCGTCAATCATCGAAGCGAGAATAATCATTCGTACCTTCCTCTATCTCTCATATTTCGTTTTCTGTTATTTATTTTAACATCGGCTGCAATTTATATATGTTATCCAAAATTCGATTATATCCCAAAAAAGCAGACGGATTTGAAGTTTCTTTCCTGTACTCCAAATCCGTTAAAAAATCATCTCTGTTTTCCCTTTTATATCCTGAATCTCCGCCTTCTCATTTCCTGCATTCTGAGAGAGATAAGGAGGCTCGGCTTTTTGTGATGCAAAAGATCCCTGCCGGATCATACGGCTCCTGTTCCGTATTTCCAGCAGGGATCTTGTTCTCCTCTTTTCTCGCATCCGCGATTTTCTTCTTTTGCCGAATGCAGTATCCGGATCGGCCGCCGGTTTCCTACAGATCTCCTGTCTCCCTGAATCTTCTGTAATGGTGGTTTCTCTTCGCCTCATCGAGCTGAGTAAGCATGGACGGAATGTCCTCATTTAAGGTTCCCGCCAGCACCACATAGTTGGATGCGTGGTTTGTGCGGAATACTGTTCCCGGTGAATCCACATTTTCCAGGAAAATTTTCATTTCATCCACAATCTCGTCGGCAGTTATCCTCTCAAACCGTCCCTCCACTACATCCTCATACATGGGAGTTCCCTCATAGAGCCGCAGCGTCAGGAAAGAGGCATACTCCGGATTCATAGCCGTAATCAGCTCCGCGCAGGCAAGGGCGTGTTCCT is part of the Clostridium sp. M62/1 genome and harbors:
- a CDS encoding DUF4367 domain-containing protein; protein product: MENDEDLKAFDACADETTGQSGTAGQGAKPHVFSERHNQRMKEIFKIAARAEKRRKRRRIVKRAVAGLAACICVSTCMVFSSSAFRIPVMNFFTDVKEKYSELVVDKGTKTYVTKNFQEYEPRYVPKGFNVAEVVENKSDFRISYIADNGQWYDFCCYEEPYNTQIDTEDLRKKDIEIDGVKGTFCDKGVYSQVVIYHNSHQFIVLGNIPVNEYREIIKSIKNWES
- a CDS encoding RNA polymerase sigma factor yields the protein MIILASMIDEPGDLVKFQTLYSLYSGAMYTTAFNILENADDAEDAVQISSLKIIKNLNRLEMEEIHDIKTKSFLLTIARNTALDIWRKRKKEPVSVEEVEMDGLAPSAEKIYFDKVSVNNLAEAIGRLDGIYQDVLRLYYVHELPSKEIGKILNINHLTVNTRLKRAREKLFKMLKEEGA